A section of the Thermoplasmata archaeon genome encodes:
- a CDS encoding cation-translocating P-type ATPase C-terminal domain-containing protein: PLLLMPVHIVFLELVLHPAISIVYEKEPEETEIMSRRPREKKTKLLHRGEFLDLIVVGTVLFLATLFAYLVALPFGDTYARSVGFSVMIVGQILLIVTTLAQRGAKIERLFANRFLVPTMVIALGVYGLLMYVPAAAEFMRLMPLGPFEWVWIVGMALLPFLVSEILKKKPLLREAAKGGVAG; this comes from the coding sequence TCCCACTCCTGCTGATGCCCGTCCACATCGTGTTCCTCGAGCTCGTCCTCCACCCGGCCATCTCGATCGTGTACGAGAAGGAGCCCGAGGAGACCGAGATCATGAGCCGTCGCCCGCGGGAGAAGAAGACGAAGCTCCTGCACCGCGGCGAGTTCCTCGACCTGATCGTGGTGGGGACGGTCCTCTTCCTGGCTACCCTCTTCGCGTACCTCGTCGCCCTGCCCTTCGGCGACACGTACGCCCGTAGCGTGGGCTTCAGCGTGATGATCGTCGGTCAGATCCTGCTCATCGTCACCACCTTGGCCCAACGGGGTGCGAAGATCGAGCGGTTGTTCGCGAACCGGTTCCTCGTCCCGACGATGGTCATCGCCCTTGGCGTGTACGGCCTCCTCATGTACGTGCCGGCGGCCGCGGAGTTCATGCGGCTCATGCCCCTGGGCCCCTTCGAGTGGGTCTGGATTGTAGGGATGGCCCTGCTCCCCTTCCTAGTCTCCGAGATTCTGAAGAAGAAGCCCTTGCTTCGCGAGGCGGCGAAGGGCGGCGTCGCCGGGTAG